One Phaseolus vulgaris cultivar G19833 chromosome 11, P. vulgaris v2.0, whole genome shotgun sequence genomic window carries:
- the LOC137827175 gene encoding vacuolar protein sorting-associated protein 41 homolog: MAPFPSENGVEGDDEREEEDEEEEEEEEEVEDEEEEEEPRLKYQRMGGSIPSLLASDAASCIAVAERMIALGTHGGTVHILDFLGNQVKEYSAHASVVNDLSFDTEGEYIGSCSDDGSVVINSLFTDEKLKFEYHRPMKAVALDPDYARKMSRRFVAGGLAGHLYLNSKKWLGYRDQVLHSAEGSIHAVKWRASLVAWANDAGVKVYDTANDQRVTFIEKPRGSPRPELLLPHLVWQDDTLLVIGWGTSVKIASIRTNHQRAANGSFRQVPLSGVVQVDIVASFQTSYFISGLAPFGDALVVLAYIPGEEDGDKDFSSSAHSRQGNAQRPEVRIVTWNNDELSTDALPVHGFEHYRAKDYSLAHAPFSGSSYAGGQWAAGDEPLYYIVSLKDVVIAKPRDTEDHIAWLLQHGWHEKALAVVESGQGRSELLDEVGSRYLDHLIVERKYSEAASLCPKLLRRSAPAWERWVFHFAHLRQLPVLVPYMPTENPRLRDTAYEVALVALATNSSFHKDLLSTVKSWPSVIYSALPVISAIEPQLNTSSMTDSLKEALAELYVINGQYEKAFSLYADLMKPEVFDFIDKHNLHDAIRGKVVQLMMLDCKRAVPLLIQNRDLISPPEAVKQLLNADNKCDRRYFLHLYLHSLFEVNHHAGKDFHDMQVELYAEYDPKMLLPFLRSSQHYTLEKAYEICIKRDLLREQVFILGRMGNSKQALAVIINNLGDIEEAVEFVTMQHDDELWEELIKQCLHKPEMVGILLEHTVGNLDPLYIVNKVPNGLEIPRLRDRLVKIITDYRTETSLRHGCNDILKADCVNLLIKYYKEARHGVSLGNEEDEPRVKMSDARASQVFEKSPSLRTMEMKSKTRGGGRCCICFDPFSIQNVSVIVFFCCHGYHTNCLMDSSYTSSKKKQTTSLEKEMYDDYNGYEDDANEDSEDEETTSRGPRMRCILCTTAAS, encoded by the exons ATGGCTCCGTTTCCGTCTGAGAACGGCGTCGAAGGAGACGACGAGAGAGAAGAGGAAgacgaagaggaagaagaagaggaagaagaagtggaagatgaagaagaggaagaggaaccGAGGCTCAAGTACCAGAGAATGGGAGGTAGCATACCTTCGCTGCTAGCGAGTGACGCCGCGTCGTGTATTGCCGTCGCCGAACGGATGATCGCTCTCGGCACACACGGCGGCACCGTTCACATCCTTGATTTTCTCGGGAATCAG GTTAAGGAATACTCTGCACATGCTTCTGTTGTCAACGACCTTAGTTTTGACACAGAAGGTGAATATATTGGAAGCTGTTCTGATGACGGATCAGTTGTGATAAACAGCCTTTTCACTGATGAGAAATTAAAGTTTGAGTACCATCGGCCAATGAAGGCAGTTGCGTTGGATCCAGATTATGCAAGGAAAATGTCCAGGAGATTTGTTGCTGGTGGTTTGGCTGgtcatttatatttaaattcaaagaAATGGTTGGGCTACCGCGATCAG GTTTTGCACTCTGCTGAAGGTTCAATACATGCTGTGAAATGGAGAGCAAGTCTTGTTGCTTGGGCAAATGATGCAGGAGTGAAGGTTTATGATACTGCCAATGACCAGCGTGTTACATTTATTGAAAAACCACGAGGAAGCCCACGCCCCGAGCTTTTACTTCCTCACCTGGTCTGGCAG GATGATACCCTCTTGGTTATTGGATGGGGAACATCTGTCAAAATTGCTTCAATAAGGACAAATCACCAAAGGGCAGCGAATGGGTCATTCAGGCAAGTTCCTCTTTCTGGTGTGGTCCAGGTGGACATTGTGGCATCTTTCCAAACCAGCTACTTCATCTCAGGGCTTGCTCCCTTTGGTGATGCTTTGGTTGTTCTTGCATATATTCCTGGAGAAGAAGATGGAGATAAGGATTTTAGTAGCTCTGCTCATTCACGGCAG GGCAATGCTCAAAGACCAGAAGTAAGAATAGTAACATGGAATAATGATGAGCTTTCTACAGATGCTCTGCCAGTACATGGGTTTGAGCATTACAGGGCGAAAGACTATTCTCTTGCACATGCTCCCTTCTCAG GTAGCAGTTATGCTGGTGGTCAGTGGGCTGCAGGTGATGAACCACTTTACTATATTGTATCTCTGAAGGATGTAGTTATTGCCAAGCCAAG GGATACTGAAGATCATATTGCGTGGCTTCTTCAGCATGGGTGGCATGAAAAAGCATTGGCTGTGGTTGAATCTGGTCAGGGACGAAGTGAACTGCTTGATGAG GTGGGATCTAGGTACCTTGATCATCTGATTGTGGAAAGGAAATACAGTGAAGCGGCATCTTTGTGTCCCAAGTTGCTTCGGCGATCAGCTCCAGCTTGGGAGAG ATGGGTTTTCCACTTTGCACATCTTCGTCAACTCCCTGTTTTAGTTCCTTACATGCCTACAGAAAACCCCAGACTACGTGATACTGCTTATGAG GTTGCTCTTGTTGCATTGGCTACAAATTCTTCTTTTCATAAGGATCTCTTGTCCACTGTAAAATCCTGGCCTTCTGTAATTTATTCTGCATTACCTGTAATTTCAGCCATAGAACCTCAGCTAAATACTTCGTCCATGACTGATTCACTTAAGGAG GCATTGGCAGAGTTGTATGTAATCAATGGGCAATATGAGAAGGCCTTCTCTTTGTATGCTGAT CTTATGAAGCCAGAagtatttgattttattgatAAACATAACCTACATGATGCAATTCGTGGAAAG GTTGTTCAACTAATGATGCTAGATTGCAAGCGTGCAGTTCCTTTGTTGATCCAAAATAGGGACTTAATAAGTCCACCTGAAGCTGTGAAGCAACTTCTAAATGCTGATAATAAGTGTGATCGTAgatattttttacatttgtaTCTCCATTCATTATTTGAAGTAAATCATCATGCTGGGAAAGATTTCCATGACATGCAG GTAGAACTCTACGCAGAGTATGATCCAAAGATGCTACTACCTTTTCTTCGTAGCAGTCAACATTACACCCTTGAGAAG GCTTATGAAATTTGCATTAAAAGGGACCTATTGAGGGAGCAAGTCTTCATCTTAGGAAGGATGGGAAACTCAAAACAAGCCCTAGCTGTTATTATAAACAATTTGGGGGATATAGAGGag GCTGTAGAGTTTGTCACCATGCAGCATGATGATGAACTTTGGGAAGAATTGATCAAGCAATGCCTTCACAAACCTGAAATG GTGGGCATATTATTGGAGCACACAGTTGGAAATCTCGATCCCCTTTACATTGTAAATAAGGTTCCTAACGGGTTGGAAATACCTCG GCTCCGGGATCGACTGGTTAAGATTATCACTGACTACAGGACTGAAACATCACTCAGGCATGGGTGCAATGATATTCTTAAG GCGGACTGTGTCAATCTTTTAATCAAGTATTACAAAGAGGCAAGGCATGGAGTTTCTTTAGGTAATGAAGAAGATGAGCCACGGGTTAAAATGAGTGACGCTCGTGCTTCTCAGGTATTTGAGAAATCCCCGAGTCTAAGAACTATGGAGATGAAGTCAAAGACTAGGGGAGGTGGAAGATGTTGTATATGTTTTGATCCATTTTCTATACAGAATGTATCGGTCATTGTTTTCTTTTGCTGTCATGGTTATCATACAAATTGTCTCATGGATTCCTCTTACACTAGTAGTAAAAAGAAACAAACCACGTCCCTAGAGAAAGAAATGTATGATGATTACAATGGTTATGAGGACGATGCTAACGAAGACTCTGAAGATGAAGAAACCACGTCGCGTGGCCCTCGAATGCGCTGTATATTGTGTACTACTGCTGCTAGTTGA